The following are from one region of the Sorghum bicolor cultivar BTx623 chromosome 2, Sorghum_bicolor_NCBIv3, whole genome shotgun sequence genome:
- the LOC8055562 gene encoding syntaxin-71: MSMIDVLTRLDAICKKYDRYDADKHRNDGDPFSRLYATVDAEIDAAIEKSARAANEKNRAASVTLNADVRRTKARLLEEVVKLQKIAAKKVKGLSPEEKALRADLVAALPHRIHQAIPDPDSHDGGATHQGAGWNARPGIKLDDYSAERLEEGYFHATEESEQFRREYEMRRIKQDEGLDFISQGLETLKNLAEDMNEELDRQVPLMDEIDTKVDKANLEIRKTNVRLKQTVNQFRSTRNFTIDIILICIILGIATYLYNILSQ; the protein is encoded by the exons ATGAGCATGATCGACGTGCTCACACGGCTGGACGCCATCTGCAAGAAGTACGACCGGTACGACGCCGACAAGCACCGGAACGACGGCGACCCCTTCTCGCGCCTCTACGCTACCGTGGACGCCGAGATCGACGCGGCCATCGAG AAATCGGCGAGGGCCGCGAACGAGAAGAACCGGGCGGCCTCGGTGACCCTGAACGCCGACGTGCGGCGGACCAAGGCGCGGCTCCTGGAGGAGGTGGTCAAGCTCCAGAAGATAGCCGCCAAGAAGGTGAAAGGGCTCTCGCCGGAGGAGAAGGCGCTGCGGGCTGATCTGGTGGCCGCGCTGCCCCACAGGATCCACCAGGCCATCCCCGACCCCGATAGCCACGACGGCGGCGCCACACACCAGGGCGCCGGCTGGAATGCTCGGCCAGGGATCAAGTTGGACGATTATTCAG CTGAAAGATTAGAAGAGGGGTACTTCCACGCAACTGAGGAGTCGGAGCAGTTCAGGCGAGAGTACGAGATGCGGCGAATCAAGCAG GATGAAGGGCTGGACTTCATCTCTCAAGGTCTAGAAACGCTCAAGAATCTGGCCGAGGACATGAACGAG GAACTGGATAGGCAAGTCCCTCTCATGGATGAGATTGACACCAAG GTGGATAAAGCTAATTTAGAAATCAGGAAGACCAATGTCAGACTAAAACAAACTGTCAACCAG TTTCGATCAACCAGGAACTTCACAATTGATATCATCTTGATCTGCATCATTCTTGGCATTGCAACATACCTCTACAA CATTCTCTCCCAATGA